A region from the Vallitalea longa genome encodes:
- a CDS encoding ribonucleoside triphosphate reductase codes for MFDVVKRDGKISKFDFIKIKEAITKAFKATDKNYTEEILDILVLRVTSDFQNKIKDSKITVEDVQDSVEKVLEQTGYTDVAKAYILYRKQREKIRNMKSTILDYKEIVNSYVKEEDWRVKENSTVTYSVGGLILHNSGAITANYWLSEIYDEEIAKSHRSGDIHIHDLSMLTGYCAGWSLKQLIQDGLGGVPGKITSSPASHLSTLCNQMVNFLGIMQNEWAGAQAFSSFDTYLAPFVKVDSLTYKETKQCIQSFVFGVNTPSRWGTQSPFSNITLDWIVPNDLGGLPAIVSGEEQEFTYGECQKEMDMINKAFIEIMIEGDANGRGFQYPIPTYSITKDFNWDETENNKLLFEMTAKYGTPYFSNYVNSDMEPSDIRSMCCRLRLDLRELRKKQGGYFGSGESTGSVGVVTINMPRIAYLSNNEEEFYQRLDKMMDISARSLKIKRQVITKLLVEGLYPYTKKYLGNFESHFSTIGLVGMNEATLNAKWINGDITKEDARKFALNVLDHMRNRLSDYQEQYGDLYNLEATPAESTSYRLAKHDIMKYGDIITSGKEGETPYYTNSTHLPVNYTADVFDALDMQDEFQNKYTSGTVFHAFLGEKLPDWKAAAQLVKTIAENYTLPYYTISPTYSVCKSHGYIAGEKYTCPECGATTEVYSRITGYYRPVQHWNDGKAQEFKDRKEYKPEESMLKVVHTDSKTHEEVAVTCDTDNDAEKLLFTTKTCPNCHIAKQYLENKSVKIIDAEEHAELAMKYKIRTAPTLIVIDEDNVNIYMGLSDIKKYAENDKLEA; via the coding sequence ATGTTTGACGTTGTTAAAAGAGATGGTAAAATAAGTAAATTTGATTTCATCAAGATTAAGGAAGCTATTACAAAAGCATTTAAGGCTACCGATAAGAATTATACAGAAGAAATACTTGATATTTTAGTGCTAAGAGTTACATCTGATTTCCAAAATAAAATTAAAGATTCAAAAATCACAGTTGAGGATGTACAAGATAGTGTGGAGAAAGTTCTAGAACAAACAGGTTATACAGATGTAGCAAAAGCTTATATATTATATAGAAAACAAAGAGAAAAAATAAGAAATATGAAATCCACAATACTTGACTATAAAGAAATAGTCAATAGTTATGTTAAGGAAGAAGACTGGAGGGTAAAAGAAAACTCGACAGTAACATATTCTGTAGGTGGACTTATATTACATAACTCAGGCGCAATAACAGCTAATTACTGGTTATCTGAAATATATGATGAAGAAATTGCAAAATCTCACAGAAGTGGAGATATACATATTCATGACTTATCTATGTTAACAGGATATTGTGCAGGGTGGTCATTAAAACAATTAATTCAAGATGGTCTTGGTGGTGTTCCAGGAAAAATTACATCTTCTCCAGCAAGTCATTTATCTACTCTTTGCAATCAAATGGTTAATTTCCTAGGAATAATGCAAAATGAGTGGGCAGGTGCACAGGCATTCTCTTCTTTCGATACATATTTAGCTCCTTTCGTTAAAGTTGATAGTCTTACATATAAAGAAACAAAACAATGTATTCAATCATTTGTTTTTGGTGTAAATACTCCAAGTAGATGGGGAACTCAATCTCCATTCTCTAATATTACACTTGATTGGATAGTACCTAATGACCTTGGAGGTTTACCTGCTATAGTTTCAGGTGAAGAACAAGAATTTACATATGGTGAGTGTCAAAAAGAAATGGATATGATTAACAAGGCATTTATTGAGATTATGATAGAAGGAGATGCCAATGGAAGAGGTTTCCAATATCCTATTCCAACATATTCCATAACAAAAGATTTTAATTGGGATGAAACAGAAAACAATAAATTGTTATTTGAAATGACTGCAAAATATGGAACTCCATATTTCAGTAATTATGTAAATAGTGATATGGAACCAAGCGATATAAGAAGTATGTGTTGCAGATTAAGACTTGATCTAAGAGAACTTAGAAAGAAACAAGGTGGATATTTCGGTTCTGGAGAAAGCACTGGTTCAGTTGGTGTTGTTACTATTAATATGCCAAGAATAGCTTATCTATCTAATAATGAAGAAGAATTCTATCAGAGATTGGATAAGATGATGGATATATCAGCACGCTCACTTAAGATTAAAAGGCAAGTAATAACTAAGTTATTGGTTGAAGGACTATATCCATATACTAAGAAGTATCTTGGTAACTTTGAGAGCCATTTTTCAACTATAGGTTTAGTTGGAATGAATGAAGCTACTCTCAATGCTAAATGGATTAATGGAGATATAACTAAAGAAGATGCTAGAAAGTTTGCTCTTAACGTACTAGATCATATGAGAAATAGACTTTCAGATTATCAAGAACAATATGGTGATTTATATAATTTAGAAGCTACACCAGCAGAATCAACAAGTTATAGATTAGCGAAACATGATATAATGAAATATGGTGATATAATAACATCAGGAAAAGAAGGAGAAACTCCTTATTATACCAACAGTACCCATTTACCTGTTAACTATACAGCAGATGTGTTTGATGCTCTTGATATGCAGGATGAATTCCAGAACAAATATACATCAGGAACTGTATTCCATGCATTCTTAGGAGAAAAACTACCTGATTGGAAGGCAGCAGCTCAATTAGTTAAGACAATTGCTGAGAATTATACTTTGCCTTATTACACAATTTCACCTACATATTCTGTGTGTAAATCACATGGATATATCGCAGGAGAAAAATACACATGTCCAGAGTGTGGAGCAACAACAGAAGTTTATAGTAGAATCACTGGATATTATAGACCGGTACAACATTGGAATGATGGTAAAGCACAGGAATTTAAAGATAGAAAAGAATATAAGCCTGAGGAGTCAATGCTAAAAGTAGTTCATACTGATTCAAAGACCCATGAAGAGGTTGCAGTAACATGTGATACAGATAATGATGCAGAGAAATTATTGTTCACTACAAAAACATGTCCTAATTGTCATATTGCAAAGCAATATTTAGAGAATAAAAGTGTTAAGATAATTGATGCTGAAGAACATGCAGAACTTGCAATGAAATATAAAATAAGAACAGCACCAACACTTATTGTTATTGATGAGGATAATGTTAATATATATATGGGGTTATCTGATATTAAGAAGTATGCTGAGAATGATAAATTAGAGGCTTAA